From Pelmatolapia mariae isolate MD_Pm_ZW linkage group LG1, Pm_UMD_F_2, whole genome shotgun sequence, one genomic window encodes:
- the LOC134624036 gene encoding interleukin-17C-like isoform X2: MVASFLQLISLLILHGLCAAASNSTCLSAEKVEARVRKFDVNLKKLDLQRDARENQELTTCEQSAQQMHELNGRALSPWRYYIDRNDSRQPRDIIFAECLCKGCIIDGREVNDYNSVEVLAPMLVLIKTKCKDANTYQVQKMRIEVPVGCTCVRPKITK, from the exons ATGGTCGCGAGCTTCCTGCAGTTG ATCTCTCTGCTGATCCTCCACGGGCTCTGCGCCGCCGCCTCCAACTCCACGTGTCTCAGCGCCGAGAAGGTGGAGGCCCGCGTGCGAAAGTTTGACGTTAACCTGAAGAAGCTCGACCTTCAGCGCGACGCCCGCGAGAACCAGGAGCTGACCACCTGCGAACAGTCTGCCCAGCAAATGCACGAGCTCAACGGCCGCGCGCTGTCCCCGTGGCGTTACTA CATAGACCGAAACGACAGCAGGCAACCACGTGACATCATCTTTGCCGAGTGCCTTTGTAAGGGATGCATCATCGACGGGCGTGAAGTGAACGACTACAACTCTGTGGAGGTTTTGGCTCCGATGTTGGTCCTGATAAAGACCAAGTGTAAGGATGCAAACACATATCAAGTCCAGAAGATGCGTATCGAAGTCCCGGTGGGCTGCACTTGTGTAAGGCCCAAAATTACTAAGTGA
- the LOC134624036 gene encoding interleukin-17F-like isoform X1, whose protein sequence is MVASFLQLVNHITLAPRARGQLSLTLTRVSATLQISLLILHGLCAAASNSTCLSAEKVEARVRKFDVNLKKLDLQRDARENQELTTCEQSAQQMHELNGRALSPWRYYIDRNDSRQPRDIIFAECLCKGCIIDGREVNDYNSVEVLAPMLVLIKTKCKDANTYQVQKMRIEVPVGCTCVRPKITK, encoded by the exons ATGGTCGCGAGCTTCCTGCAGTTGGTAAATCACATCACACTAGCGCCCCGGGCTCGCGGGCAGCTCTCTCTGACTCTCACGCGTGTTTCTGCCACTTTGCAGATCTCTCTGCTGATCCTCCACGGGCTCTGCGCCGCCGCCTCCAACTCCACGTGTCTCAGCGCCGAGAAGGTGGAGGCCCGCGTGCGAAAGTTTGACGTTAACCTGAAGAAGCTCGACCTTCAGCGCGACGCCCGCGAGAACCAGGAGCTGACCACCTGCGAACAGTCTGCCCAGCAAATGCACGAGCTCAACGGCCGCGCGCTGTCCCCGTGGCGTTACTA CATAGACCGAAACGACAGCAGGCAACCACGTGACATCATCTTTGCCGAGTGCCTTTGTAAGGGATGCATCATCGACGGGCGTGAAGTGAACGACTACAACTCTGTGGAGGTTTTGGCTCCGATGTTGGTCCTGATAAAGACCAAGTGTAAGGATGCAAACACATATCAAGTCCAGAAGATGCGTATCGAAGTCCCGGTGGGCTGCACTTGTGTAAGGCCCAAAATTACTAAGTGA